TGGGAAAGAGCACATATTCAAAGGTCTAGCTAGATCTCAAATTAGACAGTGACATATGATAAATTATTGGGAAGGGTTGAGCATTCCACCTTATAATCTGTGTGTACAacaaatcaaatacataaaggAAGCATGAAAAGCTCCACAGCCATTTTTAGGCAACTGACAGGACAAGAAGTTGACACTATTAGTTGCCTATATGCAGCCTGAGCCACAGGGGTGACCTAAGGGATATAAAAAGCTACAAATCATAACAATTATAAGAACAGAATTTGCAAAGTTAGAATACCTTCGGTCAGGCCCAGCACCTGATGCAACTGTATCACTCACTGTGAGGATAGCTACTCTAAACTCAGAACCTTTATAATCATATGCCGTTACAACATCATGCGACATGTGTCCTTGTGTAGAAAAACCTAAATCTGGTGATTCCAAACCCTTGCTCATAGAATAACTGCTAaaatcagaaattaaaatggctGTCACAGTAGTTCCTGCATATATTTCGCTCCCTGATGGTGGCACTTCTAAGAAAGCATTTGCTGACTTCATACTTAAAAGCCGACTACTCATCTGATGGCCTGTGCTCTCAGCAACAAATCTGAAATGAACCAGAAGTAAAATAATAGATCTTCACCATAAACTGATATGGATAAACAAGATGATGTAACTGCATAAAAGGCAAGATGCAATGTTCAAAACTATGTAAAGTTAAACCATAAATGTTAGGTCCATGAATTTGTTCTAGGATGTAATAATGCGctcaaatccaaaaaaaaaattcaaaatctcaCCCTGGACTGCCAGACCCATCATTGACCTCCCACCTCACAATGGCACGATGAAATTCTGGACGAACTGGATCTGTTTTTACGGACTGCTTAAGACGAGCTTGCACTCTGCACAAGAAGCCAGGAGATAAGAGAAGCTAAAAAATACTAGGATAAAGATTAGATTATCATTTTAGTTTCATGGTAGATAAAATGTTAAGTAGAGCGAGCATGTCATGAtaggaaaaagaattaaatagagACAAATACAAACACCCAAAGAGCAAACTTCTAGAACTTTCAGCAACCTTGGGAGGTGAGGATTTGACCATCCTGTAAGACGGAAAATCGTAGGGACCACAAAGAGATGGAAACATAGTAAACAGCTCACTGGATTTCCAGGTAACCCAAATGCAAGAATCTTGTTTGACTTCATGTTACTTGGTGATTCTGGAACAATTTCAGCAAATGTAAGAGGCTTTCCTGGTTTCATGCAAACCTAAAGAGACAAATTCCAGAGGGAGTAAATTTAAGTTATGCTTCAACCTCTACCAAAGCATGAGAAACAGCATCTCAGTTAAGAAATACAGTGTTATTATTTCAAACTTTTCAGCAACTTATGAACTATATCTTAGAAGCTAACAGTACAGAGCTCTTATAATAAGTTCCTACAAGAAAGAAAACGTACAAGTGCAATCATTGAGAAAATGATTAGGAAGCATCACTTCACCTTATGAAAATGtactttccctttcttttcaaGCAAAGGCTTGACAAAATCCCTGTCTCCCATTGAAACACCGCCCGAAGTTAAAAGAATGTCTATTCCAGCAGAGAAGGCACCATCCAAAATCCTCTCTAtcttttcttcatcatctccagCTATACCAAGGTCTAGAACCTTGCACTGCTGTTGCACTGCAGCTGCAAGAATCATAGGACGGTTGGAGTCCCTAATCTGCAAGATAAGATAATCAATCCTAATAGGAATACTAAATATACTTAAACCACAGCAAATTGAGAGCATAGCATATACAAATGATACTCAAATAGAATGATAATTGACATTGCCAGAAGTGTGGTGAGCTAAAGCCACTCCAGTGGCAAGAACAAGTGGCCTCTCATTCAGGAAAACATGCAAAAAAGTAACAaagtaatagggatatttttctattttgattttagaagTAAGATTTAGGTTAGGTTTTATCATGTTCTGTTTAGATTTATCATAATTGTTTAgataatagaattttatttgatttagggATTAGATAgagttatatttgattttaaagatataatcatattttgattagttATCTTTAGATAGGTTATCTTttaattgcctataaataggcaaaaTCATGTAACATTTTATTCAGTTTTGGATGATTGAATAATATGATTTCCCCTTcttgagtctctctctctctctctctgcttttctttcttcttgcttcttcttcttggcttcTACTCTTctccagcttcttcttcctaATCTCTTATCTCCCTATGGTCCCACATCACAAAGAAACTTCACTAAAAGACACTGTCAGATTATCACCCTTGAATTGTCACAAATCAAGTAATTGATAAAACCTTGGGAAATTATATCCAACCAAAAACTAAATTGCAGCTGCACACTTGACTATCATATCTATGGGTatgtgagggagagagaatgagaCAGGTAGAAAGCATCTAAAAAGGAGAACTTAGGCAGTTACATCAAGTGCAAGCTCTGTAGCATGATTTTGGCCACCAAACTTTCATGGTAGTCATGTCTTGTTTTAGAGCCTTGTTGAATATGAAGTGCAGATGCATACTTGACTATCGTATCTGGGGGTatgtgagggagagagaatgcGATGGGTAGAAAGCATCTAACAAAGAGAATTTAGACAGTTACATCAAGTGCATGCTTCATGGTATGATTTTGGCCACCAAGTTTCATGGTAGTCAAATTTTGTTTTAGAGCATTGTTGAATATAAAGTTCAAAGTTCTAGTGTAAGATATATCAATTGTTATGCTAATTGACTATGTTACCCTTTTGAAAGATTGAATGCTTTTTAGGGTTGTGTATTATGGAAGATAGTACAAGACACATCAATAGCTCATCGCTTTAGGGTCCTGTTCtgctgaattttttttatctgggCAGTCCCATGGATTCACTGTCTCTGGTCAGCTACTCAACTATTTGTAAATTGATATCCTAACCTGTACACTTCCTCAAAGCCCAAATGCCTGTGAGGACTCTGCCACGgagtttcaaaaccaaaataaagcaaaaagcaactacccccccccccccccccccccaataagACAAAAGTGGATTGTCCTGAAATGTTGCAGTACCTGGCCACGACTTAAACAACCAGTTGTTGGCTCTACAAGTTCATCTCCTGTAGAAAGCACAGCAATTGTTGGGGAAGGATATACCTGTGAAACATCACAAGCAATCAGCCTTCTAAGAATTTGTCCACCCAAGCTCTGGGTTTTCACTTTGACCAATAAGTAGTGCATGCACCATTCTAGTTCAACTAAGAATATCATGAAACTCAAcagataaatagaaattaaacatGCTAACTTCATTTTTTACCCATGGAAACAACCAAACCATGCATGGGATAGTTAATAGTGCAGACTGGATCCTAAACCCATCCAATGATCTGGTTCAATGAAACCAGTTTAAACATACTTTCAATTACTAACtttataaaaacataaatctaaattaaattaatgataatGGTAAATATACTCAATCAGCCGAAACATAAAAGTGAATAGTTTAATGTACTAGATAAAGAAACTTAGAATACACAAGATGTTCATGTAGCaactaattattataataattgttGTATCTTTAACTCTACACTGAAACCATATAACACTAGCATATAGAATTAAGGTATAAAGCTTTTTTCAAAAGatagaagaaagggaagaacaGACAAATCAGTAACTCAGTAAAAAGAAAGCTGGAGGTACATGATGAGGCTAGTAAAGTGAACTATACTCCTCCATAGaactaaataaatacatatatagatgGAGAAAGGGAGATAGAAAGTTGCTtgttaaaatagaaaaacatgcaaaaaaaatgtttagggtTGCCACTGGCTAccaaaaagaaatattataataattgaaGTTTCTTAAAGAATAGTggagagaaaattttgaaaatgaaacaCAGAGGCAAACTGCAATTTGCCATTTCCATCTCTTTGTCTATAAACACATATGTGGAGACAGAAGGAGAGGTAGCTTGTGCATGAGGACCTCAGTAAAGAATGAAAGTGGCAGTCTACTACCTTTACCATCATCATTCCCGCAGTGGCAAGTAGCCCAATTTCTGCAGCACCTAGTCGCTGCCCGGATTTCAGTATTTCAGCATCTTTCTTTATGTCAAATCCCTACCCAATAATATTCTATATGagcattttaaaatttgaaaaagtgAAATAAGTATCACAGCATGCCAAAGATATGAGGTATGACAAGAACAAGATCTTGGAAAAGAGTGTTATTGCTCATAGGTGAATTTCTACTTCTCACTTTTCAGGTTTTCATTCTCCATTTCAGATGTGAACTCTTTTCCACCATTAAAGCATAACTGAATATTTAAGGCAACAGGTTGACCATGGAAGACTACCTATCAATTAAACTTCTGCATTCAGAATAACAGTGCATATGCATTAGATTGATAAAATGAGCATCAGgacaagtaaaaatataagACATGCTAAGAACAATTCCTCAAAAACAAGAGGAGTCAGTCCAAAAGTTTATCttccatttttcaaattttcactCTCCATTTCAGATCtaaattaattgtaaaaataGCAGCAACTAGGCTTTGAAAGTGTAGGCAAAAAAGACTACTTGCCTCTTGGGATTATCCTCCACTTAGAACCACAGAATTTACAGTTTaggaatttaaaagaagaaagaatgcaTAAGGAAAGTATATACAAGAACCATCCTAATTACAGCTTATATATATTCACGATTATTTTAGATTGATTGCCTTATCATCTTCCTTGATTATTGCCATAGAATCAGTCATTTACAGCCTTGCATCACTGTGGTCAACCTTTCCATAATAACCATATACTTACAGCTGTAACAGCTGTCTTGCTTACCATCTTTACCCGAGATTCCAACATTAATTCATTGGAAAAGCATTTATGAAAATTAAGATACAAGAAATATGGAAAGTATGTCATAGTTCCAAAAAGGAACCGTCTTCTGCCTGAGCCATTTACTAAAATCAGGAGTCCTCACACaataaaaaatggaaacaacATGGCGCACCCACATGGAAGCAGAGAAATAACAAgctgaaatttttttaagaattggACCATGGCATGCCAATATAGTCAGTTCATTCAAAAACTTCAAGTTTTTTACTTCCTACTTTCTTTATTACTTCTATAGAAAACATGTTGCAATTATTTACACAAACAAACACTTACAGGACTGGAGCTAGATGCAGAATGTGACTTCCATATAGGCCATCTAAAATGCATGGATGCTGGACAATATAGGTCTTATTCACAAAGCATATGATCCTTTTTTTCACACAAGCTATCAATATCATGTTGCTTCTAAGAACAGTATTGCAATCAATTCCAATGTAAATCTGTTGTCTTGAATGAAATAATGTAtccattaaattagaaaatttattcCATGTTACAAGCAGAGTAACAATAGCATACCACTGGACGAATATCAACCCCCCTGCTAGTTTGCACCAATATTCTTACTCTCTTCCCTTCACCTGACGAACTATTTACAAGTTCAGTATCTTCCACTTGAACAACTGCATCGGCACCATCAGGTATTGGTCCTAGGAAGGATGAggaaaatcattcaaaaaacaGAAAGCAAAATTAGCACGAAAGGAGAAAATTCTCTTAAGAAAGAATTGACTCTCAAGTTTCATTGCAAGGCATGGCTTTAAGAAGAATACTCCTTTCAGTTTCTTATAACAGCTGATAAACCCCTTTTTTGCACAAATAAGTTAACATGATTACAAAGCTGGCAAACAAAAAATGTTAATCCTAAGAATATCTGACAATTAATTTGACTGAAGTAAATTTCAACAAACAAAATGTGAACTGACATAAAGATTAAATGCCCATATATGTTTAATAACATAACTTCCAATTAAACCTAGTATTGGTAACAGATGCTCATACTAGACATGTGCTCTTAGATAAAAGAACTTATAGCCTAGCATTaagctcaaaattttaatattttatgacaaTACCTTGAAAGGAATCTTCAAATTAAGTAATTGGAAAAGTGCAGCACACCGAAACACTTAAGATATTCAAATACATATTGTATCCCCACCATCATGGACTAAATAAAACAACATATTTTACAATGTATTCCATAATCAAGTAATAGAAGCATGAAATAACACTATCAGTTCTAAGTCatagcttcaatttttttttttttaaaggaatgAAACGAACTTGAAGCTGTTCAAGGTTTGCAAACTAATTGACCATGAGTGATATTGTCCTAGCTGGAAAAGTGGCCAGCATTGGGATATTGGATGCCTCTATAATTGCTTTTACCTGGGATTGCTGCTTGAGCCTTCCTCTAAAGTCAAGGCAGTTAGGCAAGGTTGTAGCGGACAGAATTAAGAAGAACCCCACCACCTTGAGGAAGAACTCATATTTATTGAGGTGAAGAAAGCCCCCTTTGATTAATACTTCTTTTTTCCGAGCCTTCCTATGTATACCCTTTATTTACAGCCTTTTTCTCCTGATAAGAATTACCTTTATTTACATATCCTGGTGTTGTTTACGGCTTAGAGCCTCAAGAAGCTataaagttattattattatttttttttggttttttttttttaggggggggggggggggcattagGGATAAGTTTACAAGGCTGTTTGGttcttcgttttttttttttttttttttttttttttttttgtaaaaggcAGCTTATAAACTCTGTAACagcttttaaaaatttttttaACTGTTTGGCTAGCTTGGAAGAGCTTATAAGCTTTCAACAGCTTTTTCTAAAAGCTAGTATCCTCTATCTTGTGAGGGCTTACTTTCAACACAagagtattttaaattaaaatttggacCACAAAAGCACTAATATACCATAAAGCCAAACAGCTAGGTCTTAAGACAACTAAAAAGGAATTACTCAACCCTCTATCAACAATAAATCTACCTTTCCTGTGCAAATTATGCAACTTATTAGCCCATTTTGTGGCCCTTTCTGCATCCAATAGAAGACTTCCACCTTCCACAGCATCACCACCAACTTGTCCAACACATCACAAACTCATCAAGCTTCCTCTTTAAAGGGATCAATGGAACTTCTACCGAGGCCTCATTCCATCCAAAAAACTAAGCCTGAAGTTGCTTTCAAACAGATAGAAAGTCGTCCAACAAAGTTAGAAGGCCATCCAACTCATCTTTGTTGGGTTGGGAGAGACATATTCTTGCTCTCTTAATCACCATACGTTCCTTCACAGTGAAGGTAAAGATataataaaggaaagaaaaagagaaaggggTTCTAGCAGAAGAGCTGTCAACAATGGACACAGAAGACACCAGTAAAGATGCTAACGACGACAAAAGGGGGAGTTGTTGGCTGAAGAAGCCCTAATGGGCAAAGTAAAAAGGTTTTCTAGCATCATTGAGGAATGAAAAGCTAAAAATATGAGGGGAGTCAAGGGAAAGAAGAGTTGCTGATGACAGCCAAGGGAGAAAGCTATGAACAACGATTGGAGGGTTCAATGGATAATGAGCCTTTGTCAACAAAGGAAACTGGGTTTTCACTTTCTCTTTATTTGACTTCCTATTTCTTACTAAGACTCAATATTTCCAACTTATAAAATAATACTTAAACTATCGGTAGAATACACAAATGTTAATCGACTAACACAGCTAGTCAATTATGAAAGAGAATCAGTTGCATTAGCAAAGGCCAAAATTTaaactatttctatttttcagaTGTACTAAGAGGAAAGACACGCTACTCTTGGGGGACACTACAGCAGCTTAGGCTCCTCTCCTCAAGAGACTTCAGGTTGAATCCTATCAAATTACCAAAAACAGAAACcaggagatagagagagagagagaggaaagatgtgtcaaaaaataaatcacccaGGCTAAATACCCAGTTTTCCGATTTGCCAGGGTTGAGCACTTCACATGAAAGGTTGGTAAACAGGAGACctgatttttctctatttaagCATTTTTCAACTACTTTCTACAAATAAGGACTTCATAATCATAGAAAAGATATGTCGAAGTTGTCAACAATTGCAGATTTAAAATCGACTCACCTCCAGTTGTTACATATGCAACAGTTCCAGGAGTCACAGTCACACCAACTCCATCATTTCCTGCTCTTGATTCTGTAATTATGGGGTATTCGCCAGGCCCATCAGAGGCAATTACAGCATATCCATCCTgcaaaatttttttaattagagaaaataatgaaaaggaaggaaaaagtttttatattatcaaaaaacaacattttatcaaattaGAGCAAAAATTAGCAATCCATCTTCCTTCTTTTGGcctactttcttttcttttccccttatttttaAGTCCAATACATGGCAACTAATTTTGCATGCCAATTGAGCAATTCCCTCAACGCTTTAGTGTTGAATATATTCACAGCCAGTCCATGCCCAAATAAAGGAGAAAGATTGCATTATGTAACCGCCAACTGGCATAACAATAATTCTAGATGAAATAGTATATTGTTGGGGCATATCCCTCTCGGTGATGTGTTGCATCACCCAAGTGCTGTGAAATGAGCTAGGGTCACTACACTGATGCCCAAATGTAGTAGTAAATTTGAAACAGTTCTCACATTTTCTTGCACAAATGAGAGTAAAGAAGTCAATCCAAGACCAAAGGCTAAGGAGTAAGGATTGGATTATGGAAAATTGGAACTTCAGCCGATGGATAAATCTAGGAAAGTGGTGGATCTGATAATTAAGAGAAGAATCAATATTATTTCCTTCAAGATGTGAGATGGGTTGCCCAGAAGGCCAAAATGTTGACTGAGTGACTTGAGTCTGGATTATATTGGTACTCAAAAGAAGATCATATAAGGAATGGAATAGGGGTTATAATGAATAAGACTCTAagagatgaggtagtggatatGAAGACGTTGGGAGATAGAATTATCATAGTTAAAGTTGTTCTAGgaagatattttgaaaattattagtatatatacaCCACAAGTAGGGTTCAGAGAAaagataatagaaaaattatggGCGAAGAGAGGAGTTATTGCAAAGAATATCAGGAGGGGAGAAGATCATTATGGGAGGCAACTTGAATGGTTATGCGGGCTGAAAAGTGGGTATAGAGATGTTTGGTGAAAAAAATGAGGGAAgagttattttgaattttgctACAGCACATGTACTTAGCATCCACTTTATGTCCACAACTTCTATGGGAACAAGACTGTGTTTATtctgaagaagaaaagaacaaccataaaattttctcccaaaagtAACTCCACCTTTGCTATAACAAGTTCCCAAGGCTGTATTAAAAGTTTTGTTGACATTACACACATTATTTTGACCCAAAATATTTGAATCAAATGATTATTTTACATTTCCAATCAAAGCACCAGGGTGTCCACTATTTTTGGTTTTCTCACCATATTTGTTAAGAACCATTCATCTAGGCCTCAGCCCAGACCAGTCAACTCCTCGATCTCAGGTTTATGCGTTTCTTCTGCAACTTTCCCTTGAAACAATAATCTAGAGTTAATCCAGAAAATCCATACAACAAAAGTTCCAGGAATCCATTTACTTAGGCAGTGAAGTATTCCATCGGGACCAAATATTACAAACAATTAATCATCAACACTAGTGCAAGCAAGTTGGAGACAGTATAATTATTAGTGAAATAAGAGAGTAGAGAAAGTGACCTTGACGGAGGCTGGGTAAGGAGGTAGAGGATCAGGGGCAGTGACGTCTTCAGCCAAAACCTTGCCCAGAGCTTCGTGAAGGGGTACGGTGACCGGTGGCAGCCGGCGAGCCACCCTCAGAACGATCTGGAGAGCTTCCTCCGGCGAAACCATAGTCGCCGGCGGGGGTTTGCTCTGGTTATCGGCGAAGACTTTG
This genomic stretch from Diospyros lotus cultivar Yz01 chromosome 1, ASM1463336v1, whole genome shotgun sequence harbors:
- the LOC127793973 gene encoding molybdopterin biosynthesis protein CNX1 isoform X2, whose translation is MVETEGSKVFADNQSKPPPATMVSPEEALQIVLRVARRLPPVTVPLHEALGKVLAEDVTAPDPLPPYPASVKDGYAVIASDGPGEYPIITESRAGNDGVGVTVTPGTVAYVTTGGPIPDGADAVVQVEDTELVNSSSGEGKRVRILVQTSRGVDIRPVVYPSPTIAVLSTGDELVEPTTGCLSRGQIRDSNRPMILAAAVQQQCKVLDLGIAGDDEEKIERILDGAFSAGIDILLTSGGVSMGDRDFVKPLLEKKGKVHFHKVCMKPGKPLTFAEIVPESPSNMKSNKILAFGLPGNPVSCLLCFHLFVVPTIFRLTGWSNPHLPRVQARLKQSVKTDPVRPEFHRAIVRWEVNDGSGSPGFVAESTGHQMSSRLLSMKSANAFLEVPPSGSEIYAGTTVTAILISDFSSYSMSKGLESPDLGFSTQGHMSHDVVTAYDYKGSEFRVAILTVSDTVASGAGPDRSGPRAVSVVNFASERLGGAKVVMTAVVPDEVPKIKDVLKRWSDVDKVDLILTLGGTGFTPRDVTPEATKDLIEKETPGLLYVMMQESLKVTPFAMLSRSAAGIRGSTLIINMPGNPNAVAECMDALLPALKHALKQIKGEKREKHPRHVPHAQADTWQRSFESASGGGKETGCSCSH
- the LOC127793973 gene encoding molybdopterin biosynthesis protein CNX1 isoform X1; amino-acid sequence: MVETEGSKVFADNQSKPPPATMVSPEEALQIVLRVARRLPPVTVPLHEALGKVLAEDVTAPDPLPPYPASVKDGYAVIASDGPGEYPIITESRAGNDGVGVTVTPGTVAYVTTGGPIPDGADAVVQVEDTELVNSSSGEGKRVRILVQTSRGVDIRPVGFDIKKDAEILKSGQRLGAAEIGLLATAGMMMVKVYPSPTIAVLSTGDELVEPTTGCLSRGQIRDSNRPMILAAAVQQQCKVLDLGIAGDDEEKIERILDGAFSAGIDILLTSGGVSMGDRDFVKPLLEKKGKVHFHKVCMKPGKPLTFAEIVPESPSNMKSNKILAFGLPGNPVSCLLCFHLFVVPTIFRLTGWSNPHLPRVQARLKQSVKTDPVRPEFHRAIVRWEVNDGSGSPGFVAESTGHQMSSRLLSMKSANAFLEVPPSGSEIYAGTTVTAILISDFSSYSMSKGLESPDLGFSTQGHMSHDVVTAYDYKGSEFRVAILTVSDTVASGAGPDRSGPRAVSVVNFASERLGGAKVVMTAVVPDEVPKIKDVLKRWSDVDKVDLILTLGGTGFTPRDVTPEATKDLIEKETPGLLYVMMQESLKVTPFAMLSRSAAGIRGSTLIINMPGNPNAVAECMDALLPALKHALKQIKGEKREKHPRHVPHAQADTWQRSFESASGGGKETGCSCSH
- the LOC127793973 gene encoding molybdopterin biosynthesis protein CNX1 isoform X3, giving the protein MDGYAVIASDGPGEYPIITESRAGNDGVGVTVTPGTVAYVTTGGPIPDGADAVVQVEDTELVNSSSGEGKRVRILVQTSRGVDIRPVGFDIKKDAEILKSGQRLGAAEIGLLATAGMMMVKVYPSPTIAVLSTGDELVEPTTGCLSRGQIRDSNRPMILAAAVQQQCKVLDLGIAGDDEEKIERILDGAFSAGIDILLTSGGVSMGDRDFVKPLLEKKGKVHFHKVCMKPGKPLTFAEIVPESPSNMKSNKILAFGLPGNPVSCLLCFHLFVVPTIFRLTGWSNPHLPRVQARLKQSVKTDPVRPEFHRAIVRWEVNDGSGSPGFVAESTGHQMSSRLLSMKSANAFLEVPPSGSEIYAGTTVTAILISDFSSYSMSKGLESPDLGFSTQGHMSHDVVTAYDYKGSEFRVAILTVSDTVASGAGPDRSGPRAVSVVNFASERLGGAKVVMTAVVPDEVPKIKDVLKRWSDVDKVDLILTLGGTGFTPRDVTPEATKDLIEKETPGLLYVMMQESLKVTPFAMLSRSAAGIRGSTLIINMPGNPNAVAECMDALLPALKHALKQIKGEKREKHPRHVPHAQADTWQRSFESASGGGKETGCSCSH